AAGTGTGATTGAACAATAAATTACCTTGCTTGCAGAAAACAGGCATGCATTTGTATGCTTCTCCTTCCAAAAACTGGCTCAGTCTCAGCAAAACTGATGAGCTAAGACTTGTATTTTGGCCCCATGAATTTATGCACTAATTAATCTTCTACTGTTTTGATCTTAACTGAGCTCTTTTTCAATATAAAACATCTTTCCCCACTCTTGAATTCTTTATATGTTGTTTTCTGCCCCCTCTCCAGTTTTTAAACTTAGTTTTGACCTTTtgatcaaaaaacaaaacaaaacaacagtgtGATTCCCATCAGTGCCATGTCTTTGAGGTAAAATCACCTCACTAGTACCTCTCTTGTAAAAAGACATAATTGTCTTTTTGTCTCAGATTGACtgaggggtttttttttggttttggtggtgtttgcttttctctaaCATCACAGTAGTGACTATACTCAATTTGTGCACTTATTTTCAGGATCACTGCCTACCAGGAGATGATTGCAGCCCTACCTTACACAGCCATTGCTGCTGTTCTATTCAGGTGAACAGATTTCTGGCTCCCTCCTGCATGTATTTGTTTGTACTTGGCagaattaaaattgtattttttgatTGGCCcacctttttttcccaagcaacCCAGAGTTCAAATTAATCATTTCTCCTGatgctttgctttgtctttgtTCCCTTCCTAACCTCTGTGTAGGAAATTCAACTCCATTAAAAATCGTGTCATTGATGTTCTCTCTTTCtaccccccccctttttttatttcctccttgaCTGTTCTAAGGTGAGTACAGGAGCCAAAATTTAACAGCTCGGTAGCTTTTTCAACATCTGGTTGCCTGTGCCAATGGCTTCTAACCTGTGCTTGAAAGGTCATTGTCAGTAAAAACATATAGTTGATCATCTATGGTGTAAATTCATATTAAgtcttgtaaataaaaatacataaatagcaGCCTGTGTTTTCCTAATGCTTTGCACTTACCTCGTTCATTAAACTGACATTGTAAAATCACTTTGTAATAATATGTCTTTACGTTTTAAACAAGATCTCTCTCCCAAAGTGGAGTTCTCTGGCTATGCCTTTAATATCATAATTTCCAGAATCTACTGGGTAGTTCTGTAGGTAATTCTGAAAAGgtttatatgtgtgtatgttttgtattgttctttatttcaacTTTATTGCTTTTGAGTTTTATGAGAGTTTAGTAACAAAACATTCTTGCAATCTTCTTCCAAGTATTAAAAGATGGTCACTTTAATTTCCAAGCATGGTTATTTTATAATGTAAGTTAATGTTAGCTGACACATTAGGATATGGACTTGCAACTATAAGGAGTAGGTTACCTGAGATGGAATTCTTCCTTGACCCTATCTAAATCCACAAGCAGGGTTACCACTGGGGTCAGCAAATACCCAGCACTTAACgccatgagaaaacaaaatgctaggATGCCGCTGCAAACGTAATTAAAAGTGGATTTcatcatttgctttctttttctcttttatgtaaCAGACGGAGATGGGAAGGACTACTCAGCATGGAAGGAAGAATGCCCGAGTGACAGCAATGGGGTGTCAGAGGCTGCTTATTTACAGGGTTCTTTAGGGACCCTCCCCCTGCACCTCTAACTGAATGTATTAGCACTCTGGAAGGATTTATTATACCAGTACAATGCTCTGAAACTCTTACGGAATGGTACATTGACAAATAGgaaattttcctttgcttaaaataattaatcCAAGTATGGAAATTGAAAATATCAATGCTGTTTCTAAAGCAACGTCTCATCACAATTCTGTAAATCACTGTTTTAACGAAGTACTAGAGTGTACAAAACACAGCTAGAACTTTGCTCCTGGATGATTAAATTACTGTAGTAACCAGCTGGTTACTTATTTACGACTAGGAGTGCTCAGTCTTGTCTGTTTACAGAAAATCCTGTGTGTTGTGTTTACCTGTTAGAGGTGATGGTTGCTTGTTTActgaaatatatgtttttctatATAAGATCGTCACACCAAAATTGCAAATCCTGGAATGATTTGCAGGAGATTTCTCAGTCTGTGCTAGAGACTAAGCTGCCCTGTGTCCATCAAAATTAGCATGTATTGCAATGACAGTGTGCAAGTTAAAAATCAGTCCAGGACTAGGTCTTAAGATTGTTGATCTAGCAGTACATAGTTGGAAGATTATGTAGCTTCAAATATTCTGGGCATATTTATATAAGTCTGGTATGCAtgtgtaaaaatgtaaattctctttttgccagatattaaatataattgTCTGGTATGGGGATGCTGGCATCTTGGAATGCCAGTAGAAAAGCTACTGCAGCCTCTCTGACTCAAGTGGCCTAGGTGGTAGTGATGGAAGAAGTGAAACCCGTAAAACTCTACCCTTCTGCTTCCCACTGAAAGTAAGGCTGGAAAATGGAGTTTCCCACTGTTTTGTTTATCATATTGCAGATCTGCTGCCAGAGGGACTCCAAGCACTGTCCCAGTCTTACAAGTCCCATATGTTAAAAGTTACTTTGCTGCGTTTCAGGAGATGCCTACTATTGGCACTGTCTTCATGCTTACTCTGGAACACATTTGGCTTGACTACAGCTATGGACTCTAAACCCaacatagttttatttttggctgACGATCTTGGCATCGGAGATGTAGGATGTTATGGGAACCATACcataaggtaaaaaaaaaaaaatcaatacaataTATAGCATAGAATATCTTGGGTAATTAAACCTAAtgataaaataagaaacattctTAAGTCAAGGCACTGGTAATTCAGGAATTTGTGCATTTAAGTCCTTGTTGTATACATGCACATGGATTGAGGCCTAAGAAAACAATGTACAGTGAAcgaaaaaaaatcatattttcattttgatctttttaaagttctttctGAGAATTTCTCCCCCGCTCCCCAATGTGCTAACTCTCCCATCACCTGTTTTGGTAATAAGGTTTTCTGTCATTCTTGTTCAtgaatttctttccattttgtacATAGTTAAGCCTTCCTCTGTCCACCCACTGTTTTTCCAGAATCCCTTGTCCACTTGCTTGCTGTCTCCTCCAATACACCCCAGTCTAGTGTAACCCACTCCTGTGGGCTGACACAAATGAGTCATTGCATGGTTAAGTTCCTTCAAAACTTAAAGGCAAAGCAGAAGTGAATGGGCATTGGGAGCATGTCTTACAAGCCTCAGCTCATGCCATCTGAATGGTGTACAGCCATTTTGCTGGCAGGCTCTGTGCTCATCTCCCTCAGATGATGGTGGTGGGGCTGTGCAGAGGAATAGGCTTCTGGAAGACCATTGTCCTCTTCTGCTGGTGGTGAAATAGTCAGGAGACCTCTTTGGTGGTGTTGTAGTCCATTTATGTGGGAGAGCTAGGCTCCCATAAAAATGTAAGCACATAAAGTTACATGTGAAATgttagaatataaaatattaaaatattagttaAAAGTAAAGTTACATGCAAAGATGCACCACTGTATTATGAAATAAGTACAGTGTTTAAAAGTATGGAACAGGAAAACTTGGTTCCAGTAACTCTAGATACTCTGGGAGACTCTCTGGCTTAATTAACTCTGAAATTCAGGGTCCAAATGGGCTGACAAAAGCAACTTGCAGGAAGtatttgaatagaaaaatataaccCTCCTTAGATAAatctttccagttttattttcaaactaaaCATTACCAGCAAAGCccagatttcttttcagtgttgccAAATGTACTCTATGGCTATGTCCCAAGAATGAATTCTCCAGTGGCTACAACCTAATTCACCCACTGTATCAAGTTTTGTTACCATACTAGTCCTGCAgtatacagaaaataactttttgaggaaatgctgaaaagctCCAATTCTTCTtggaaatgtattaaaataaggTTCAGGTTACTTTGCTTCTATTGAAATTGAAACTCTGTTTTAGGACCCCAAACATTGACCGCCTGGCAAGAGAAGGAGTGAAGCTTACTCAGCACATTGCCGCAGCTCCGCTCTGCACTCCCAGCAGAGCAGCGTTTCTCACTGGCAGATACCCCATCAGATCAGGTTGGGCccattttgaatttcaaatttctATGTACAGTGCTGAGGTACTACAATAACCAGTAAGAAGGAACAGAGGAGAATTCAGCTACTTCCTCACCCTGAGTTGGAAAGTACATTGCCAGTGGCTATAACTTTATATATGTGACTTCTGAATGGGAACCACTGCCTCACCAGCTGAGACACCTTTAGCCTTACTTTGTAGGATTCAGGAACACTATATGATAAAAATAGATATGTATGGAGAAATGCTAACAGTAATGTCTGTCATTTCTTTACTACAATAAAACCTGGGGCAAACTGTTGGAAGTCGTCTTGATGGTGATGGTTAGAGGTGAGGGGTTGAAACAGGGCTCCCAAGAGAAGTGAGAAAGTTCATAGCCAAAATAGTGCAGAAAGTCACAAAACTCCAGTGAAAATGGAGTGTTGGATCCACTCCTCACCTACCTAAGGCACCTTTTGGAGGACtttatagatatttttctttcactaggAAACATACAGCAAAATTATATGCTTAGTTTAGGAGACCTACATGCAAAATCTGTATGTTGGGTAAACTGTATGTCACTTAACATTGCACAACATCCCCAAGACAGGGAAATGCAACTGTTATCTCTCATTTTAGACTAAGAGCAGAGAGACTAAATTAACACAGTTactcagaaaggcagaaaataagaCCTACTATATAATGTCACTATTGATTAATTCTTAGCTTGATGGTAAATCTGGTGCCAAGCAGTATTTGTTTTGATGGATAACTCTTGACTATCTGAAGCACTTAGGCACATTATTGATAACGTGATGTGACTGCCTTCAGGATATGCTTGGCAGAGTGAGGCACTGCTGTCTTCAGGTTAAGCACCTGATTTGGGGGCTGAGAGGAGCAGCCCAGCAAGCAGAGTGCAGGAGGCTGGCAGGACTGACCTAACTATTTCCATCAGGGATGGCTTCCAGCAATCGGTACCGAGCACTGCAGTGGAATGCTGGATCAGGAGGGCTCCCTGCAAATGAAACAACTTTTGCCAGTCTTCTACAGTAACAAGGCTATACCACTGGGCTGATAGGTACGTGAAAAAGTTTTAGCATGAGTCTGAAGAATGACCTGGTTACATGAAGGGAATTTAGGGATTGTAATTGCCCTAAATGGTCCACAAATACTCTCCAAAAGATTGAGGAGAGAAAACAACTTGTATttgcaaaactaaaaatactgtGGTGTAAagagttttaagaaaatacaaatgccTGTACATGGTATGGGAAACAGGAAGGATTAAAAACTGTCTCATAATTATAATGGGtgagaatttattttacttggcCTAAGACTTTTCAATGGTTGGTCCACTGAGAGAGTTTTGTTAACATAGAGATTGTTCCAAATAAAACAGTCTTTAAGTATTTCACCTGCCTTTATGGGTCAAGAGGCAAATAAACCAAAGAGGatagggaaagaaataaataaagcttgTACCCACAGAGCAGATGGTCTCACAGGTGAGATTGTGAGGTCCCAAAGAGTCATGGTACTGTAGCAATTCCCTCAGATGAAGCCAAGTTGCAAAGATGTCAGAGAAACACTGCCCTGGAGCACTTTCCTCTCTGTGACTTTGATCAAACTTCAACAGTTTCAAGTTTCATCATTCTTGTGCCAAATACTCAAAAATGGACTGGCTAAGTGTCTCTTTTCACTTCTATTCTGCTTTTACTACTGCTCAAGTGATAGAAACTTCTGCAATGGATGCCTTGGCATGAATTAATAGGTAGGGTAAGCACTGTGTCCCTTAAAATGAAGGAGTTCAGCTGTGCCAAATGCAGTCATCTCCAAGTTCTGGAAATAAATATGGCTGTATTGAATCACAAACTAATGAAGTGAATCTTTCTGGCTGAGTCTATAAATTACTTGGCAATCCTGTAACCCAGCAAACATCAGGGTGGTTTGATCCAGCAGTTTTCtaagcagaaaacagcttttgtcTGCTTGCTCTGTTAGGGAGACCGGGCAAGGACAGTGTGAAAGGTTGGCATgtagctttttctccttttcatgttGAGTAGAGATAATGCCTGGGAAATCATCTTCCTGAGTCCGGTGATCAAAATGTTTGGTAATGTAGGCAAAAAGTTTACTGGATCTTCTAGTAAATTTGTAACATGATATTAAAATGAAGTTGCAAGTAAAGCATATGAAAGTTGGGAAGCAAATGTAATAAAGCAGATGGTGATTTAGAGTGCCATAATCCCCTGATCCTCATTAAAAGGTGATTAAAATCCCAACCCTATGTGACCCTCATCACTTCAGTAGCTGACCACTCTTCAGATTTCCCTGTTTATTGCATGACCATTTGGGGATTGCACATCATGATACAACATTCACCTGATCAAGCACTGATTTCTCCGTGCATCCTTATGCACCTCAATACTCCACTGAAAGAGGGAGTGACTCACCTAATCCCCAGGCAGATGCTTACAATGCTACCTTGGGCTCCTTTTGAGTTGTCCAAAGTTGTTTGAGTGTTCTAATTTCTGTCATGCTTTAAAACTTTCAGGAAAGTGGCATCAAGGTGTAAACTGTGAATCCTTCAATGATCATTGTCACCATCCTCTAAATCATGGGTTTGACTACTTTTATGGCATGCCTTTCACACTTCTAAACAATtgtcaagaaaacaaacctcCGGAGCTGGATGTAGCCCTTCAAGCTAAGCTTTGGCTTTACAGTCAGATAATTATCGTTGCTGTGATCACTCTTACCACTGGAAAACTGACTGGTTTGATTTCCATCCACTGGAAGATAATTGCCTGTTTTACTTTGGTGGgctgccttttcttcatttcatggTACTCTAGTTATGGCTTTGTGCAGCACTGGAATTGTATCCTGATGAGAAACCATGATGTCACTGAGCAGCCAATGAGATTAGAGAGGACTGCTTCCCTTATGCTGAAAGAGGCAGTGTCATTTATCAAAAGGTAAAtgattgttgttttctttaaaagtggGAGAATACTCTGGGCTCATggaatagtattttttttccacaataacTATAGCTGTATCTTGATAAGTTTGAAACTCACATCCAAGTTCCCTATTAAAAAACCCAAACGActtaaattttaattgcaaCTGCCCACTTTGGAAGTAACAGCAAATGAGATGACTTTTCACCAAATCATACATGACCATCTCACCATACACTGTAATCTGTACATAGTTAATTCACTCCAAGATTACCCAGCTAATTTTTACGTTTCACTCTACAAGcctcatttttgctttttctcataATCCTTATAAAACACACAGATAAAAAGTGCATGATGCACAAAATCTTGTGAAAATCTCAAAACACTTGAATTCCATTTTCATGTCATTCAGACAGTTGAAAAGGAAACTGGGTAAGATCATTCATTTACTAGCTTCAAGTTCCTCTTTGGCCTGCACAGCTGTTGATAAACAATTCAGTGTGCCAAATGTCTTTCTGGAAAACGAGGAGAATAActattcttttcttaaaatatgtgaaaacaaatgtaCTGACAAGTATAAAAGGCCATCTTAGAAAAGCCACACAAATCTTAAAGTAAATATAAGACTGTATccatttgcatttaattaaagaGGCACCAGGGCCAGGCAACTGATTCATTTAAGCACTGTGTAAATGCTATGCCTGTTTACACATTggaatttgaaaataatctgGCTGGAAATGATCCTTCTTGCCTACATTTTATGcaagaaaacaataattaacTATGATCAATGAGGTTCATTATGTGTGGGTACAGTATAGACCCATTGTGTCTGTGCATGGATGAATATGAAAACTCAAAATATTACAAATGTACATCAAaaattatgttcattttttgttgttttttaagaaacaggTATGGACCATTCcttctctttatttcctttctacATGTTCACACCCCTCTCTTCACCACAGCAAAATTTCTTGGGAAAAGCCATCATGGTTTATATGGAGACAATGTAGAAGAAATGGACTGGATGGTGGGTAAGTATTCTTGATGAAGGATTTGTTTCAGATACATATGcctgtgtattttaaagcaggagaattaataaaaccaaaatatccACAGCAATTTAAGCTGTTAAAGACTTCTCATAGCGCATTGCAAAAGAATATTATTGAAACATTATAAATGTGGGGTGATCTTTCTAATTGCTTAATAGGAAACTCGCTGTCgctctttttaaatttaaggcAAAATTCTGGATTCACTTGACAAGGAAGGTTTGGAAAATCATACGTTCACATACTTTGCCTCTGATCATGGAGGACACTTGGAAGCTCAGGATGGCTCTGCCCAGCTAGGTGGCTGGAATGGTATTTATAAAGGTAAAAAATTCATTATGGCCTTACATCTAGGttagaaacagaaacaatgaaTTTGCCTGTCTGCAGCTGTCAAGGCTGGAGTGAGTTATATTGTTTTCTAGCTTGAAATACAGGTGACATTCAGAGGTAATTTAATCTTAAAGttaccttttctttcagtaaagtGCAAGTGTTATTACACATCTCCTTGATAAAGGGATTGTATAGTTTGATACCTGTAAACTATTCAGTGTTCTCAAAtgaaagtcactgaaaaaaatgtgagagtTCCCTtcatctctctcctctcccccttgcCACCTCCAATAGGACTGTTCCtgatttgcttgtttcttttctcattatCTTCCAGAAATCATTGCTACTCACCTAATTGTTATGAAATAGGGTAAGGGCACATTGTGCTATGACTTGCAGCAACCATGTATGCTTTTATACTCTATGCAAAATCAGTGATTAGTGTAAGATCTGAATGACTTTGGTGGTCTACAAAGACCTCACTCTCTACCTCCTACTCTTTGTCCTGTGAATGGGCTTCAACCTGCTCAGCAGTGCGGTAGCATTTTCAAGCCAAAAGGATATGCATTCTTTGCATATTCTCCCACCTACCCCAGCAGCCCTGTGTAATCAGATCACCTCATCCTGTGTCCTGTCATTAACAGGTGAGAGCATGCGTTGGGGGAAGGAAAGCTCAGGGTGTAGGCTCTGTTACCAGCAGTGAATCACCTACTTCTTGTCCAAACTTctgatgtgtttattttcacaaaacaggTTTCTTCCAATTCAAAACCTTCTTGAGCCTCTCCACAGGACACAGACAAGGTCAAAGATATGAAATTTTGGCTTCCATGTGATGGATGCTTTGCTGCTGAGCAATGGAGTTTTTGGCTCTTACAAAGGAGAAGGGCTTTCAACTAGTACACAGATCTTCTATCTCACTCCATATTTCCTGTCTTTGCTtgacaaattatttctttttatggaTAATAAGACTGATGCATAAGCCTGATGGGATCTAGCAAAGGCAGTGTTTTTACCATATTGAATAtcttaattaaaacagatttctgctttcagagttAGTTAAATATTGTCTTAATATGTATCGAGCATCAGGATGTTTTATTAGGTTAGTTGATGCTGGTAGCAAATTGGAGAAAGGTGTTTTCCTGCCATTTTAAGTAATGTGTATATGGCTTGATTTCATAGGTTCCAATTTTTTGCTTCTCAGATGTTCAGAGATGTTGCATTAAGCATTGGGAGAGTCAGGTCCAAATCtcaatttcaaaaatgtaaaatatgtatAAGGCATATGGAAATGTAAGTGTTAAGGACACAGATTTTGAAGGGAATCCGTGGctacaaaaataagattttttttacagctatTTATTAAAGTAGGATACTAACTCTTAAGTCTTGTGTAGGTTTAAACAGAAtatcaaatatttcttcagtcttGTGAGTACTTCCTCTGTGAGTTCTTCCTCATGAGTTTCCCTCTGAACTGCCATATGTTGATTAATTTTACTGCAGGTGGAAAAGGCATgggaggctgggaaggagggaTTCGTGTGCCAGGGGTATTCAGATGGCCAGGAGTGTTACCTGCAGGCACAGTTGTCGATGAACCTACAAGTCTGATGGATATTTATCCCACAGTTGTTCATCTGGCTGGAGGAATATTGCCACAGGACAGGTGTGGAGATGTTTTCAACAAGAGAAATTCATAGGAGAGCTGACTACTAAATAATTagtgttgtgttgttttttttttttttttttttgtcatccttGGAGATCCCACAAGTATTCCCTTAGTCTCAAGCCTAGTCTAAAATTTTAGACGAGAGAACAAATCCCCCCAAATACTCCCACAGGTATGCATGTGGCCAGAGGAGTTGCTCCTGCAAAAGACCAGGTGCTTCTTTCAAAAACAGGTTCGGCATCTCTCATGAAAGAATTGGTGGCTGAGGTTCTTCTGGTACTGACAGACCTCTGTTATGGACACAAATTCCACTTTAGATTCCTCCTAAAATGATTAAATCCATTCTTGTCCAACAGATTTCTAAAAGCTCCTTTGAAATGTGCTATATGTAAACAATTATGAGATCAGTATTGATTTTCTGAATAAAGGATATTTTTCCAGTAGACCAAACTCTAAATggtgtttaaatatttctaaatggaATGAGTTGACCcagctattttaaaactaactaactaaattaattaaaatctaGGTATTTAAAATACTCGCTTGACAATCTTCTGGCTGCTCTAAATCTATGAACAAATTATTCTGTATGCTGTCTCTAGCACTAGTGCAGCTAATGCAAAATCAGTAATAAGTATACAGTTCACACTGTCAGGTTTGTCCCCACCTAAGTACATTTCTCCCCATTACATTAGGGTGATCGATGGACAAAACTTGATGCCTTTACTGCAAAGAAGAACTCAAAGGTCAGAGCATGAGTTCCTGTTTCACTATTGTGGGTCCTACCTGCACGCAGTGCGGTGGCACCAAAAGGACAGTAAGTGTAAAAGTTTGTTCCATGTTAACTGCAGAATATGAGGTTTCTCCTCCTGTTGGCTGCTTTGCAAATTGACAGATTTATTATATGATAGGTGTTTATCTGTACTGATATCTGAGATTCTTGAAATTGTTATGCACGATATACCAGTACTTCTAGCTAGCTGGAGGTATCTTACAGCAAAGAGAGATTTGTAATAAAGGAAATGTATTATAGGAAGTGGGGTGGGAATAAAGGCTGTCTACTACTACACTGGAAGATGGATGTTGTTGTCTTCATATTTCTAGTGTTTTCCATCTTCAAAGTCAGTACTCAGTGCAGAGGATCTGATTTGTGGTGATGGGAGAGCCACAAATGAGAAGAGGTATCTGTAGTAAATAGTCATACTCCCTGAAGACACTTTAACTTGAAGacactttccattttcctccatTGTCTTATAGTCGTGCCAtaagttttctttcctgccagATGGAGCCATCTGGAAGGCTCATTATGTGACCCCAGTCTTTCATCCACTTGGGGCTGGGGCTTGCTATGGAAAAGGAGTTTGCCCATGTTTTGGGGAAGGCATGACCCATCATGAGCCTCCATTGCTGTTTGACCTCTCACGAGACCCTTCTGAAGCCAAACCTCTGTCAGCTGACACCGAGCCCCTCTTTGACGCTGTGATAGAGCGGCGTGGGAGAGCCATAGAAGAGCACCGCAGGACACTGACTCCAGTACCGCAGCAGCTCTCCCTGTACAATGTCGTCTGGAAGccgtggctgcagccctgctgtgggacATTCCCTTTCTGTTGGTGTGATAAGGAAGGTGACAGCACACAAAATTTGTGAGATGAGTGATT
This genomic window from Cygnus olor isolate bCygOlo1 chromosome 1, bCygOlo1.pri.v2, whole genome shotgun sequence contains:
- the LOC121058602 gene encoding LOW QUALITY PROTEIN: arylsulfatase D-like (The sequence of the model RefSeq protein was modified relative to this genomic sequence to represent the inferred CDS: substituted 1 base at 1 genomic stop codon), which encodes MIAALPYTAIAAVLFRRCLLLALSSCLLWNTFGLTTAMDSKPNIVLFLADDLGIGDVGCYGNHTIRTPNIDRLAREGVKLTQHIAAAPLCTPSRAAFLTGRYPIRSGMASSNRYRALQWNAGSGGLPANETTFASLLQXQGYTTGLIGKWHQGVNCESFNDHCHHPLNHGFDYFYGMPFTLLNNCQENKPPELDVALQAKLWLYSQIIIVAVITLTTGKLTGLISIHWKIIACFTLVGCLFFISWYSSYGFVQHWNCILMRNHDVTEQPMRLERTASLMLKEAVSFIKRNRYGPFLLFISFLHVHTPLFTTAKFLGKSHHGLYGDNVEEMDWMVGKILDSLDKEGLENHTFTYFASDHGGHLEAQDGSAQLGGWNGIYKGGKGMGGWEGGIRVPGVFRWPGVLPAGTVVDEPTSLMDIYPTVVHLAGGILPQDRVIDGQNLMPLLQRRTQRSEHEFLFHYCGSYLHAVRWHQKDNGAIWKAHYVTPVFHPLGAGACYGKGVCPCFGEGMTHHEPPLLFDLSRDPSEAKPLSADTEPLFDAVIERRGRAIEEHRRTLTPVPQQLSLYNVVWKPWLQPCCGTFPFCWCDKEGDSTQNL